In a single window of the Cupriavidus basilensis genome:
- a CDS encoding YeaH/YhbH family protein: MATVIDRRENGGNKSAVNQQRFIKRYREQIRQAVAKAVSGRKIMDIEQSGQVSIPVKDISEPAFHHGQGGRREWIHPGNKKFVRGDSFDRQQQGGGGGGSKASDSGEGEDDFVFSLSREDFLNFFFEDMALPDMAKRHLAKIAEVRKVRAGFSIDGTPSNLSILRTMRSSLGRRIALSSPYQKKLAVLEQEYGEVLEQDGPYSARALELMKEMRHLRACVERVPFIEKLDLRYNNRVLKKRPQAQAVMFCLMDVSGSMDESRKDLAKRFFMLLYLFLKRNYDRIDVVFIRHHTVAKEVNEEDFFHSRESGGTVVSSALKLMVEVIHDRYPASQWNIYCAQASDGDNWAGDSELCGRLLRESILPLVQYYAYVEVASEEPQNLWEEYLAVKDRHENFAMQRIIGADEIYPVLHDLFQKKAAWPSSR; encoded by the coding sequence ATGGCCACGGTCATCGATCGGCGCGAGAACGGCGGCAACAAGAGTGCCGTCAACCAGCAACGCTTCATCAAACGCTACCGCGAACAGATACGCCAGGCGGTAGCGAAGGCGGTGTCCGGCCGGAAGATCATGGACATCGAGCAAAGCGGGCAGGTGTCCATTCCGGTCAAGGACATCTCCGAGCCCGCCTTTCACCACGGCCAGGGCGGCCGGCGGGAGTGGATCCATCCGGGCAACAAGAAATTCGTCCGGGGGGACAGCTTCGACCGCCAGCAGCAAGGCGGGGGTGGGGGCGGCTCCAAGGCGAGCGATTCGGGTGAAGGCGAGGATGATTTCGTCTTCAGCCTGTCGCGCGAGGATTTCCTCAATTTCTTCTTCGAGGACATGGCGCTGCCGGACATGGCCAAGCGCCACCTTGCCAAGATCGCCGAGGTCCGCAAGGTCCGGGCTGGCTTCTCGATCGACGGCACGCCGTCCAACCTGTCCATCCTGCGCACGATGCGAAGCTCGCTCGGGCGGCGCATTGCCTTGTCCAGTCCTTATCAGAAAAAGCTCGCGGTGCTGGAGCAGGAGTATGGCGAGGTGCTGGAGCAGGACGGGCCTTACTCGGCACGGGCGCTGGAGCTGATGAAGGAAATGCGTCACCTGCGCGCCTGCGTGGAGCGCGTGCCCTTTATCGAAAAGCTCGACCTGCGCTACAACAACCGCGTGCTGAAAAAGCGCCCGCAGGCACAGGCGGTGATGTTCTGCCTGATGGATGTGTCCGGGTCCATGGATGAGAGCCGCAAGGATCTCGCCAAGCGCTTTTTCATGCTCTTGTACCTCTTCCTCAAGCGCAACTACGATCGCATCGACGTGGTGTTCATTCGTCATCACACGGTGGCCAAGGAAGTGAACGAGGAAGATTTCTTCCATTCGCGCGAATCCGGTGGTACGGTCGTATCGAGCGCGCTCAAACTGATGGTCGAGGTAATTCACGACCGCTATCCCGCCAGCCAGTGGAATATCTACTGCGCCCAGGCCTCGGACGGCGACAACTGGGCGGGTGACTCGGAATTGTGCGGGCGCTTGCTGCGCGAGTCCATCCTGCCGCTGGTGCAGTACTACGCCTATGTGGAAGTGGCTTCGGAGGAGCCGCAGAACCTGTGGGAAGAGTATCTGGCGGTCAAGGACCGGCATGAGAACTTCGCCATGCAGCGCATCATCGGGGCGGACGAGATCTACCCCGTGCTGCATGACCTGTTCCAGAAGAAGGCGGCATGGCCATCCAGCCGCTGA